A single Defluviitalea saccharophila DNA region contains:
- a CDS encoding patatin family protein translates to MENIGLVLEGGGMRGLYTSGVLDFFIDQNIYFPYVIGVSAGACNAISYISRQKGRSKNINVNYVRDKRYISIGRLIKDKELFGTDFLFNDIPNVLCPLDYETFNKAKETFVVCTTDCESGKPVYFYKDNSSEFFDTVKASMSLPFISKIVKIQDKCLLDGGIADAIPIKKSISDGNKYNVVILTRHADYRKKPFKNKKFANYFYPQYPNLVEALCKRHEIYNETLDYIDQLESCGKVFVIRPSEPLPVKRIERNPKKLLDVYNKGYHDAEKIYPHLTQWISKIDRAV, encoded by the coding sequence ATGGAAAATATTGGATTAGTCTTAGAAGGCGGAGGAATGAGGGGATTGTATACCTCAGGAGTCCTGGATTTTTTTATAGACCAAAATATATATTTTCCCTATGTCATAGGAGTCTCTGCCGGTGCATGCAATGCAATCTCCTATATTTCCAGGCAAAAAGGAAGAAGTAAAAATATAAATGTGAATTATGTAAGAGATAAAAGATATATAAGCATTGGAAGACTAATTAAAGATAAGGAGTTATTTGGAACTGACTTCCTTTTTAATGATATTCCTAATGTATTATGTCCTCTTGACTATGAAACTTTTAACAAGGCAAAAGAAACTTTTGTTGTATGCACAACAGATTGTGAAAGTGGAAAACCTGTGTACTTTTATAAAGATAATTCATCTGAATTTTTTGATACGGTAAAGGCCTCAATGAGCCTGCCTTTTATCAGTAAGATCGTGAAGATCCAAGATAAATGCTTATTGGATGGGGGAATTGCAGATGCTATTCCAATAAAGAAATCAATAAGTGATGGAAACAAGTATAATGTCGTAATCTTGACCAGACATGCAGACTATAGAAAAAAACCATTTAAAAACAAAAAGTTTGCAAATTACTTCTATCCCCAATACCCAAATTTGGTAGAAGCTCTTTGCAAACGACATGAAATATATAATGAAACCTTAGATTATATAGATCAACTAGAGTCCTGCGGAAAAGTATTCGTAATACGTCCATCAGAACCTCTGCCGGTAAAAAGAATAGAAAGAAATCCAAAAAAACTTCTTGATGTATATAATAAAGGCTATCATGATGCAGAAAAAATTTATCCGCACTTAACTCAATGGATCAGTAAAATAGATAGAGCCGTATAA
- a CDS encoding LysM peptidoglycan-binding domain-containing protein: MWRFPKANYIVKPGDSLYQISRQYGVTVQEIRNINQISGNMIYPGQRLIIPIATYLVQPGDTLYKLAQKFNTTVESFMVLNNLSTSSLYIGQRLQVPQYMEVVVNVDQANVRSRPGTNYPIVAVMVRGAKLPVTNSSGNWYQVELFDGTRGWISKNTVDFNVYGSNLPITTILGFYTLAEGPTLLSSYDSFVNNTDAISQLGLFMFRIDADNPTEIEKFGGDFTNEYVENLIRIAHERNIKIFPVIHNLLYERGNVTVSKDTVRTMLATPQSRAAFIQNVIELIEGYGFDGANIDIEDVYLEDSARLSAFYTELGRALHERGYYLSASVPSRVSDQPFNPFSDPFQYAPIGAAVDEFVVMLYNEHGWPGSGPGPVVSIGWMDRVLRYTMTRVPREKIVAAVSVFGFDFNLTTGRNTYVTYEMAVNRARQYNAQIIFDEETQTPMYSYTDEQGNQHEVWFEDEASIQAKVQRAWDLGIKGIALWRLGMEDPEIWTMLRNETVVRR; encoded by the coding sequence ATGTGGAGGTTTCCGAAAGCAAACTATATCGTAAAACCTGGGGACTCGCTATATCAAATTTCCAGACAATATGGGGTTACTGTGCAGGAAATAAGAAATATTAATCAAATTTCAGGAAATATGATTTACCCTGGGCAAAGATTAATTATTCCTATAGCGACTTATTTGGTTCAACCGGGAGATACCCTTTATAAATTAGCACAAAAGTTTAATACAACTGTAGAAAGTTTTATGGTTTTAAATAATTTAAGTACCTCTTCCCTATATATTGGACAGCGTTTGCAAGTTCCTCAATATATGGAAGTTGTTGTTAATGTAGATCAAGCCAATGTACGAAGCAGGCCAGGTACGAATTACCCAATTGTAGCGGTTATGGTCAGAGGAGCTAAATTGCCAGTAACCAATTCCAGCGGTAATTGGTATCAAGTAGAATTGTTTGATGGAACCAGAGGCTGGATTTCAAAAAATACAGTGGACTTTAATGTTTATGGTTCTAATTTGCCTATTACGACCATATTAGGATTCTATACCTTAGCAGAAGGTCCAACGCTTCTAAGTTCCTATGATTCGTTTGTAAATAATACAGACGCAATATCCCAGCTTGGGTTATTTATGTTTAGAATCGATGCGGATAATCCAACGGAGATAGAGAAGTTTGGCGGGGATTTTACGAATGAATATGTAGAAAACTTGATTAGGATTGCCCATGAAAGAAATATTAAAATCTTCCCTGTAATACACAATTTACTTTATGAAAGAGGCAATGTTACAGTATCAAAAGATACCGTCAGAACAATGCTCGCAACGCCACAGAGCAGAGCTGCATTTATTCAAAATGTCATTGAATTAATCGAAGGTTATGGCTTTGATGGGGCAAATATAGATATTGAAGATGTTTATTTAGAAGACAGCGCAAGATTGTCGGCATTTTATACAGAACTGGGCCGTGCCTTACATGAAAGAGGATATTATTTATCTGCTTCTGTTCCATCGCGGGTCAGTGATCAGCCTTTTAATCCATTTTCTGATCCTTTCCAATATGCTCCAATAGGGGCTGCAGTAGATGAATTTGTTGTGATGTTGTATAATGAACATGGCTGGCCGGGAAGCGGCCCTGGACCAGTAGTCTCTATTGGGTGGATGGACCGTGTGCTAAGGTACACAATGACAAGGGTTCCTCGAGAAAAGATCGTGGCAGCTGTTTCTGTATTTGGATTTGATTTTAATCTAACAACTGGAAGGAATACCTACGTTACGTATGAAATGGCTGTCAACAGGGCAAGGCAGTACAATGCGCAAATCATTTTCGATGAAGAAACTCAGACCCCTATGTATTCTTATACAGATGAGCAGGGCAATCAACATGAGGTTTGGTTTGAAGATGAAGCCAGTATTCAGGCAAAGGTTCAAAGAGCGTGGGATTTAGGTATAAAAGGGATAGCCCTTTGGCGGCTGGGAATGGAAGACCCTGAGATATGGACCATGTTAAGAAATGAAACTGTTGTAAGAAGATAA
- a CDS encoding cation diffusion facilitator family transporter yields the protein MKNRTKQIVRASWIGIIGNSILALLKIVFGLFSKSMALVGDGIDSSTDVVTSFIMLFASKVMSKPPDREHPYGHHRAETIATTILGFIIFFAGAQLFINGISDIISKTEKEIPSKLSIYIVILSIFGKIFLSFYQYKVGKQTQSSMLIANAKNMRNDIAISTGVLLGLGFTYLLDLPIFDSITAILVSLWIIKASYEIVIETNMELMDGVKDTTIYEEIFRTIESIQGAYNPHRTRVRKLANLYIIDTDIEVDGNLNVLVAHQIAMEVEERIKENIQDVYDVIVHVEPIGNVEHNESYGLREGMFKNE from the coding sequence ATGAAAAACAGAACAAAGCAAATCGTAAGGGCTTCTTGGATTGGAATCATAGGAAATTCAATATTGGCTCTGCTTAAAATAGTATTCGGACTTTTTTCAAAAAGTATGGCCCTGGTTGGTGATGGTATAGATTCTTCTACGGATGTTGTAACGAGTTTTATCATGTTATTTGCATCTAAAGTCATGTCAAAGCCTCCTGACAGGGAACACCCTTACGGTCATCATAGGGCAGAGACCATTGCTACGACTATATTAGGTTTTATTATCTTTTTTGCGGGAGCACAACTTTTTATTAATGGGATATCAGATATCATTTCTAAAACAGAGAAAGAAATTCCCTCGAAGCTTTCTATTTATATTGTGATTCTATCAATATTTGGTAAAATATTTCTGTCTTTTTATCAATATAAAGTCGGCAAACAAACTCAGAGTTCCATGTTGATAGCCAATGCAAAAAATATGAGAAATGATATTGCGATTTCAACTGGAGTGCTTCTTGGATTGGGGTTCACATATTTGCTCGATTTACCAATTTTTGATTCGATTACGGCAATTCTTGTAAGCCTATGGATTATCAAGGCATCTTATGAAATTGTTATAGAAACGAATATGGAACTCATGGATGGCGTAAAAGATACTACAATTTATGAAGAAATATTTCGTACTATTGAGTCGATTCAAGGGGCCTATAATCCCCATCGAACCAGAGTAAGGAAGCTTGCTAATCTATATATCATTGATACGGATATTGAAGTAGATGGCAATCTTAATGTGTTGGTTGCCCATCAAATTGCTATGGAAGTTGAGGAAAGAATTAAAGAAAATATTCAAGATGTGTATGATGTGATTGTTCATGTTGAGCCCATAGGAAATGTTGAACATAACGAAAGCTATGGACTTCGTGAAGGGATGTTTAAAAATGAATAG
- the argB gene encoding acetylglutamate kinase, translating to MKMELYIEKAKVLVEALPYIKEFYGKTVVIKYGGSAMIDDMIKETVIQDIILMKLVGINPVIVHGGGPDINKALKQMDKQSEFVNGLRVTDRETMEIVEMVLAGKVNKSIVSHIQNQGINAVGISGKDGATLQAEKKLVNGMDVGFVGEVVDVNTKLITTLIEQDFIPVIAPIGIDKEGNSYNINADYAAVAVAGALKAQKLVFLTDVEGVLKDVSDSSSIISRLSIKDVDQYIKNGIISGGMIPKVECCVEGVKKGVKTVHILDGRVEHCLLLEIFTQKGVGTMIEE from the coding sequence ATGAAAATGGAGTTGTATATTGAAAAAGCTAAGGTGCTTGTAGAAGCCCTTCCTTATATAAAAGAGTTTTATGGAAAAACGGTAGTGATCAAATATGGCGGCAGTGCCATGATCGATGATATGATTAAAGAAACCGTTATTCAGGATATTATTTTGATGAAACTCGTTGGTATCAATCCAGTTATTGTTCATGGTGGAGGGCCTGATATCAATAAAGCATTAAAACAAATGGATAAACAATCGGAATTTGTAAATGGACTCAGGGTTACAGACAGAGAAACAATGGAAATCGTAGAAATGGTTTTAGCTGGTAAGGTAAATAAAAGTATCGTAAGTCATATTCAAAATCAGGGCATCAATGCAGTAGGAATCAGCGGAAAAGATGGAGCCACACTGCAAGCTGAAAAAAAACTGGTGAATGGCATGGATGTTGGATTTGTTGGAGAAGTTGTAGATGTGAATACAAAATTAATAACAACTCTTATAGAACAAGATTTTATTCCAGTCATTGCGCCTATAGGCATCGACAAAGAAGGAAATTCTTACAATATTAATGCGGATTATGCAGCTGTTGCTGTTGCCGGAGCGTTAAAGGCGCAGAAGCTTGTATTTCTAACAGACGTGGAAGGGGTATTAAAAGACGTATCCGACAGCTCTTCGATTATTTCCAGACTTTCTATCAAAGATGTGGATCAGTATATTAAGAATGGTATTATATCAGGAGGAATGATTCCTAAGGTGGAATGTTGTGTAGAAGGCGTGAAGAAGGGTGTTAAAACGGTACATATCCTGGATGGTCGTGTGGAACATTGCCTTCTTCTTGAAATATTTACCCAAAAAGGGGTAGGAACAATGATTGAAGAATGA
- the argJ gene encoding bifunctional ornithine acetyltransferase/N-acetylglutamate synthase, whose amino-acid sequence MKIIDGGITSPKGIKATGNYIGIKKKRKDLAIVYSELPAKGAATFTTNVVKAAPVLWNQQLINEKGNIQAIVVNSGNANACTGEQGMLDTQQMAQTMADCLGLKKEEVLVASTGVIGVPLPMDIICPGIEKTALKLSCLRESAKEAAEAIMTTDTFSKEIAVTFELDGKTITIGGMAKGSGMIHPNMATMLSFITTDINISRELLDKALKESIVDSYNMISVDGDTSTNDMVLVLANGAAENALIDTENEDYEQFKKAFHYVNTYLAQQIVRDGEGAGKFIEVYVKGTKTKSDARILAKSIITSNLVKTAFFGEDANWGRILCAMGYSGVQFDTSKVTIQFVSEAGSIILMKNGTPLVFDEDYAYKILHEKDIKVIALLEEGSEEATAWGCDLSYEYVRINGEYRT is encoded by the coding sequence ATGAAGATCATAGATGGAGGAATAACCAGTCCTAAGGGTATTAAAGCCACCGGGAATTATATAGGAATTAAAAAGAAAAGAAAAGATTTAGCAATCGTATATAGTGAACTTCCTGCAAAAGGTGCCGCCACCTTTACAACCAATGTCGTAAAAGCAGCTCCTGTACTATGGAATCAGCAGCTCATAAATGAAAAGGGGAATATTCAGGCGATTGTTGTAAACAGCGGAAACGCCAACGCCTGCACCGGTGAACAGGGAATGCTTGATACACAGCAGATGGCTCAAACAATGGCAGATTGCCTGGGCTTAAAAAAAGAAGAAGTTCTGGTTGCATCTACCGGTGTCATAGGTGTACCCTTGCCGATGGATATTATTTGTCCGGGGATAGAAAAAACCGCTCTTAAATTAAGCTGCTTAAGGGAATCTGCCAAGGAAGCCGCCGAAGCCATTATGACTACGGATACCTTTTCAAAAGAAATTGCAGTTACTTTTGAATTAGATGGAAAAACAATTACCATCGGAGGAATGGCTAAGGGTTCCGGAATGATTCATCCTAATATGGCAACCATGCTTTCTTTTATAACAACAGATATCAATATTTCCAGAGAACTCTTGGATAAAGCATTAAAAGAGAGTATTGTGGATTCTTATAATATGATTTCTGTTGATGGAGATACCAGTACAAATGATATGGTATTGGTATTGGCTAATGGAGCAGCAGAAAATGCGCTCATTGATACAGAAAATGAGGATTATGAACAATTCAAAAAAGCTTTTCACTATGTAAATACTTATTTGGCTCAGCAGATTGTAAGAGACGGTGAAGGGGCAGGAAAGTTTATTGAAGTATATGTAAAAGGAACCAAAACGAAAAGTGATGCCCGTATCCTTGCAAAATCAATTATTACTTCTAATCTGGTAAAAACAGCATTCTTCGGAGAAGATGCTAACTGGGGAAGAATTCTTTGTGCCATGGGATATTCGGGAGTACAGTTTGATACCAGCAAAGTAACGATTCAATTTGTTTCTGAAGCCGGAAGTATTATATTAATGAAAAATGGTACGCCCCTAGTTTTTGATGAAGACTATGCGTATAAAATTCTACATGAAAAAGATATTAAAGTGATTGCTTTGCTTGAAGAAGGCTCTGAAGAGGCGACAGCCTGGGGCTGTGATTTAAGTTACGAATATGTTCGAATTAATGGGGAGTATAGAACGTAA
- the argC gene encoding N-acetyl-gamma-glutamyl-phosphate reductase: MIKVGIVGATGYAGEELVRILMQHPQSEIINLTSQSYVGKSYNEIYQNFEGICNHKCEEEDIDKLSEEADVIFLALPHGIASKKVNPSILNNTKVIDLGADFRIKDVNVYEQWYNTEHFSPELLDQAVYGLCEIKRDQIKQSNLIANPGCYTTCSILSLYPLMKENLIDEDSIIVDAKSGVSGAGRALSLGIHYIECTESTKAYKIASHRHTPEIEQELSEAYQKDIKISFTPHLVPMNRGILATCYGKLKEQLSWEDVMDIYKKYYEKEQFIRLLNKGIYPETRWVKGSNYCDIGFSLDERTGRIIVIGAIDNLVKGAAGQAVQNMNILFGLEENTGLNQIPMFP; this comes from the coding sequence ATGATTAAAGTCGGTATTGTGGGAGCTACGGGATATGCAGGAGAAGAATTGGTACGTATTCTTATGCAGCATCCTCAAAGCGAGATTATTAACTTAACTTCTCAAAGCTATGTTGGAAAAAGCTATAACGAAATCTATCAGAACTTTGAAGGAATTTGTAATCATAAATGTGAAGAAGAAGACATTGACAAATTAAGCGAAGAGGCTGATGTCATTTTTTTAGCCCTTCCCCATGGAATTGCTTCTAAAAAAGTAAATCCTTCTATATTAAATAATACAAAAGTTATCGATTTGGGTGCGGATTTTAGAATAAAGGATGTAAATGTATATGAGCAGTGGTATAATACGGAACATTTTAGTCCGGAACTATTAGATCAAGCAGTTTATGGATTGTGTGAAATCAAAAGAGATCAAATCAAACAGAGCAATCTAATCGCAAACCCTGGATGTTATACGACTTGCAGTATTTTAAGCTTATATCCTCTGATGAAAGAAAATTTAATAGATGAAGACAGCATTATTGTAGATGCAAAGTCAGGTGTATCGGGTGCAGGAAGAGCTCTTAGTTTAGGCATTCACTATATTGAATGTACGGAATCCACTAAGGCTTATAAAATTGCTTCCCATAGACACACTCCTGAAATAGAGCAGGAACTGAGTGAAGCATATCAAAAAGACATTAAAATATCCTTTACGCCTCATCTCGTTCCTATGAATAGGGGAATTTTAGCAACCTGCTACGGAAAACTTAAAGAACAGCTCAGTTGGGAAGATGTTATGGATATTTACAAAAAGTATTATGAAAAAGAACAATTTATCCGTCTTTTGAATAAGGGCATCTATCCGGAAACAAGATGGGTGAAGGGTTCAAATTATTGTGACATAGGTTTTTCTTTAGATGAAAGAACAGGAAGAATTATTGTAATTGGAGCAATTGACAACTTAGTTAAAGGTGCAGCTGGGCAGGCTGTACAAAATATGAATATTTTATTTGGTTTAGAGGAAAATACGGGACTTAACCAGATACCAATGTTTCCATAA
- a CDS encoding argininosuccinate synthase, with the protein MSKKVVLAYSGGLDTTVILHWLKENYNYEVIAVCVDVGQGKELDGMEEKALKNGASKLYIEDAKEEFMNDYVFPMVKAGAIYESKYYLGTSIARPLIAKKFVEIALKEGAEAICHGCTGKGNDQVRFELAIKALAPQLKIIAPWRIWDIKSREDEIEYLEKRGIEVPMTREESYSRDRNMWHLSHEGLDLEDPGQEPNYNKLLKLGVSPEQAPDEPTYIELEFEKGIPVKLNGEALSPVDLMNKLNEIGGKNGIGLSDILENRVVGMKSRGVYETPGGVILYAAHEELEHMCLDHQTYTYKQQVALKYAELIYAGEWFTPLREALAAFVDSTQETVTGKVKLKLYKGNIIPAGTTSPYSLYNESIASFTTGDLYSHKDAEGFINLYGLPSKVRAMMKQRNQ; encoded by the coding sequence ATGAGTAAAAAAGTTGTTCTGGCATACTCCGGTGGGTTAGACACAACCGTTATATTACATTGGTTAAAAGAAAACTATAACTATGAAGTCATTGCAGTTTGCGTGGATGTAGGTCAAGGAAAAGAATTGGATGGAATGGAAGAAAAGGCTCTTAAAAACGGTGCAAGCAAGCTTTACATAGAAGACGCAAAAGAAGAATTTATGAACGATTATGTTTTCCCAATGGTTAAGGCTGGTGCCATTTATGAATCCAAATATTATCTTGGCACTTCTATTGCAAGACCTCTTATTGCAAAGAAATTTGTAGAAATTGCACTTAAAGAAGGAGCTGAAGCCATTTGTCATGGCTGTACCGGTAAAGGAAACGACCAGGTACGTTTTGAACTTGCAATTAAAGCATTGGCTCCTCAGCTTAAAATTATAGCTCCCTGGAGAATATGGGATATCAAGTCCCGTGAAGACGAAATTGAATATCTTGAAAAAAGAGGAATAGAAGTTCCAATGACAAGGGAAGAAAGCTACAGCCGTGACAGAAATATGTGGCACTTAAGCCATGAAGGCTTGGATTTAGAAGATCCCGGACAAGAACCAAATTACAATAAACTGCTTAAATTAGGGGTTTCACCGGAACAGGCTCCTGATGAACCTACTTATATAGAATTAGAATTTGAAAAAGGTATTCCTGTGAAATTAAATGGAGAAGCTCTTTCTCCCGTAGACCTGATGAATAAGCTCAATGAAATCGGCGGCAAAAACGGAATCGGTTTATCAGATATCTTAGAAAATCGTGTGGTTGGAATGAAATCCAGAGGGGTGTATGAAACTCCAGGGGGCGTTATACTCTATGCTGCCCATGAAGAATTGGAACATATGTGTTTAGACCACCAAACCTATACTTATAAACAACAAGTTGCTTTAAAATATGCAGAACTAATTTATGCTGGAGAATGGTTTACTCCTCTTCGCGAGGCATTGGCTGCATTTGTGGATTCTACTCAAGAAACTGTAACTGGAAAAGTTAAATTAAAATTATACAAAGGAAATATTATTCCTGCAGGTACGACCTCACCATATTCTCTATATAATGAATCTATTGCAAGCTTTACAACAGGAGATTTATACAGCCATAAAGATGCTGAAGGCTTTATTAACCTATACGGTCTTCCATCTAAAGTAAGAGCTATGATGAAACAAAGAAATCAATAA
- the argH gene encoding argininosuccinate lyase: MKLWGGRFSKSTDSMVDDFNSSIRFDQRLYKEDILGSIAHVSMLGKQNIIPIEESEIIKKELKVILRDIEDGKIEFDIEAEDIHMNIEKILISRIGDTGKKLHTGRSRNDQVALDMRMYVKNEIKEIQSLILKLQSVLIKLSKEHLETIMPGYTHLQRAQPITLAHHLMAYFEMFKRDIERLDDTYKRTNILPLGSGALAATTYPLDRYAVAEALGFSDVTYNSLDGVSDRDYCIELLNALSLIMMHLSRFSEEIILWSSHEFHFIELDDAYSTGSSIMPQKKNPDIAELVRGKTGRVYGDLMSLLTTMKSLPLAYNKDMQEDKEVVFDAIDTVKMCLPIFTSMIETMKVLKDNMYHAAGGGFTNATDAADYLVKKGLPFRDAHEIIGRLVLYCINHNTSLENLTLEEYKELSPIFDEDIFKAISLEECVNKRSIIGGPAKEMILQHIEKAENFINKANTSNN, from the coding sequence ATGAAATTATGGGGTGGAAGATTTTCAAAATCGACCGATTCTATGGTAGATGACTTTAACTCATCCATTCGTTTCGACCAACGATTATACAAGGAAGATATTCTAGGGAGTATTGCCCATGTTTCCATGTTGGGAAAGCAGAATATCATCCCTATTGAAGAATCAGAAATCATAAAAAAAGAATTAAAAGTTATACTACGAGATATTGAAGACGGGAAAATAGAATTTGACATTGAAGCTGAAGACATTCATATGAATATCGAAAAAATACTTATTTCCAGAATTGGCGATACAGGCAAAAAGCTTCACACTGGAAGAAGCCGCAATGACCAAGTTGCTCTGGATATGCGAATGTATGTAAAAAATGAAATTAAGGAAATTCAATCTTTAATTCTAAAGCTTCAGTCTGTTTTAATCAAACTTTCCAAAGAACATCTAGAAACCATTATGCCTGGGTACACCCATCTTCAAAGAGCACAGCCCATTACCCTCGCCCATCATCTCATGGCCTATTTCGAGATGTTTAAACGGGATATTGAACGACTTGACGACACCTATAAAAGAACCAATATTCTTCCCCTTGGTTCAGGCGCTTTGGCTGCAACAACCTATCCTTTGGATCGATATGCTGTTGCAGAAGCACTCGGATTTTCCGATGTGACCTATAATAGTTTGGACGGGGTATCGGACAGGGATTATTGTATTGAATTACTCAATGCTCTTTCTTTGATTATGATGCATCTTAGTCGTTTTTCTGAAGAAATTATTCTGTGGAGTTCCCACGAATTTCATTTTATTGAATTAGACGATGCATACTCTACAGGAAGCAGTATCATGCCTCAAAAGAAAAATCCTGATATAGCAGAATTGGTTCGCGGAAAAACCGGAAGGGTATACGGGGATTTAATGAGCCTCTTAACAACTATGAAATCCCTTCCTCTGGCATATAATAAAGATATGCAGGAAGACAAGGAAGTTGTTTTTGATGCTATTGATACGGTGAAAATGTGTCTTCCTATTTTTACTTCCATGATTGAAACGATGAAAGTATTAAAAGACAATATGTATCATGCAGCCGGCGGAGGCTTTACCAATGCAACGGATGCTGCCGATTATCTCGTTAAAAAAGGCTTACCATTCAGAGATGCCCATGAGATTATTGGCAGACTGGTACTTTACTGTATCAATCATAATACCTCATTAGAAAATCTAACTTTGGAAGAATACAAAGAGCTCTCCCCAATTTTTGATGAAGATATTTTTAAAGCGATTTCTCTTGAGGAATGTGTTAATAAAAGAAGTATCATAGGCGGTCCTGCAAAAGAAATGATCCTTCAGCATATTGAAAAAGCTGAAAATTTTATAAACAAAGCAAACACCTCTAATAATTAA
- a CDS encoding DUF1294 domain-containing protein — protein sequence MNIYILAILLFINAISWASFGIDKRKALKNQWRISEKALLLLSFFGPFGAFLGMKFFHHKTKKLKFKLLIPLFLCLQVGIYIYLFVYPF from the coding sequence ATGAATATTTATATTTTAGCTATTTTACTATTCATCAATGCTATTTCATGGGCTAGTTTTGGTATCGATAAAAGAAAAGCCTTAAAAAATCAATGGAGAATTTCTGAAAAAGCTTTATTGCTTTTATCTTTCTTTGGTCCCTTTGGGGCGTTTCTTGGTATGAAATTCTTTCATCATAAAACCAAGAAACTAAAATTTAAACTATTGATTCCATTGTTTTTATGTCTGCAAGTGGGTATATACATCTATTTATTCGTCTACCCTTTTTAA